A genomic window from Deltaproteobacteria bacterium includes:
- a CDS encoding Lrp/AsnC family transcriptional regulator → MTDIEKKICKEVQEDIPLIPRPFEELADKINISEDDFILKVNGFLEKGYIRRFGAAIRHRKAGITANGMGVWIVSEQDRERVGKIMASFKEVSHCYERPSFEDWPYNLFTMIHGRTKEECFDTAKRISDATGIKKYKILFSSQEFKKESMVYF, encoded by the coding sequence ATGACAGACATTGAAAAAAAGATTTGCAAAGAGGTGCAGGAAGACATACCGCTTATCCCTCGACCGTTCGAGGAACTTGCCGACAAAATCAACATATCAGAGGATGATTTCATCTTAAAGGTCAACGGGTTTCTGGAAAAGGGTTATATCAGACGGTTCGGCGCAGCCATTAGGCACAGGAAGGCAGGGATAACCGCAAATGGCATGGGTGTATGGATTGTGTCTGAACAAGACAGGGAAAGGGTCGGCAAAATCATGGCGTCTTTCAAAGAGGTAAGCCACTGTTACGAAAGACCATCATTTGAAGACTGGCCGTATAACCTTTTTACAATGATACACGGACGGACAAAAGAAGAATGTTTTGATACTGCCAAAAGGATTTCTGATGCAACCGGCATTAAGAAATATAAAATTCTCTTTAGTTCGCAGGAGTTCAAAAAAGAAAGCATGGTTTATTTTTAG
- a CDS encoding protein nirF — protein MVIDSSKHKFLGRVEGLGNLIHGTIKFSPDARYAYTIGRDATVSKIDLLTLTVVKQVRAGFDCVGGVMTQDGKHIALSNYSPKEVRILDAETLETVKQIPAIREYGNGITIESRVVGILDAPGNLLVFSLMEGDGIWVVDAGKKDFPVIKKFWDVGDTPYDALITPDGRYYLVGFLNSNWMGLLDTWELNEVKKILTQKENQSANDVPLWKIPHLKGWAIAGELAVLPALKKELALVYNNKTWEWVKNVHLEGTALYTVSSPDARYVWVDLVGKNGDIIHIIDLKTLEVVKTLNPGKGATHPQFTPKGNYVYVSLMDDNKVVVYDAKTFEKIKEFPAKRPSGIFSTERAHKFGM, from the coding sequence ATTGTCATTGACTCATCTAAACATAAATTTCTCGGAAGGGTTGAAGGGCTTGGCAATCTGATTCATGGGACAATTAAGTTTTCACCTGATGCAAGATACGCATATACAATCGGAAGAGACGCAACAGTAAGCAAGATAGACCTTTTAACACTTACAGTTGTTAAACAGGTTAGGGCAGGGTTTGACTGCGTCGGCGGAGTTATGACACAGGATGGGAAGCATATTGCCTTGAGCAATTACTCGCCAAAGGAGGTCAGGATACTAGATGCAGAAACGCTGGAAACAGTAAAACAAATCCCTGCAATCAGGGAATATGGCAATGGCATTACCATTGAATCCCGCGTGGTAGGGATTCTTGATGCCCCCGGAAACCTCCTTGTCTTTTCCTTAATGGAGGGGGACGGGATATGGGTTGTAGACGCAGGCAAAAAAGATTTCCCTGTTATAAAAAAATTCTGGGATGTCGGAGATACGCCTTACGACGCCCTTATAACGCCCGACGGCAGATATTACCTTGTTGGTTTCTTAAACTCAAACTGGATGGGGCTTTTGGACACATGGGAATTAAATGAGGTTAAAAAAATCTTGACCCAAAAGGAAAACCAGTCAGCAAACGATGTGCCTCTGTGGAAGATACCTCATTTAAAGGGTTGGGCAATTGCAGGAGAGTTGGCAGTGCTTCCTGCGTTAAAAAAGGAATTAGCATTGGTTTATAATAATAAAACATGGGAATGGGTTAAAAATGTCCATCTTGAAGGAACTGCACTTTATACTGTTTCAAGCCCTGATGCCAGATATGTGTGGGTTGATTTAGTCGGCAAGAACGGCGATATAATTCATATCATTGATTTGAAGACCTTGGAGGTTGTCAAAACACTAAATCCCGGCAAGGGGGCAACACATCCCCAGTTTACGCCAAAGGGAAACTATGTCTATGTATCCTTAATGGATGATAATAAGGTTGTTGTGTATGATGCAAAGACATTCGAAAAAATCAAGGAGTTTCCTGCAAAAAGACCATCAGGGATATTCTCTACTGAGCGGGCGCATAAATTCGGGATGTAG
- a CDS encoding type II toxin-antitoxin system HicA family toxin: MKVRDIIRLIESDGWYQVDTKGSHRQYKHPAKSGRVTIAGHPVNLGTLPL, from the coding sequence ATGAAAGTGCGTGATATTATAAGATTGATAGAAAGCGATGGTTGGTATCAAGTTGATACAAAAGGAAGCCATCGTCAATATAAACACCCTGCAAAGTCAGGCAGGGTAACAATTGCCGGTCATCCTGTAAATTTAGGGACACTTCCCCTATAG
- a CDS encoding bifunctional phosphoribosyl-AMP cyclohydrolase/phosphoribosyl-ATP diphosphatase HisIE: MKLHFNINIKFDEKGLVPAVVQEYTSSRVLMLAYMNKEALEKTISTGIAHYFSRSRNKLWMKGETSGNTQSVKAVYYDCDEDTILLSVHQTGVACHTGEMSCFYRRLDGKTSDFRLQTSDILSDLFQTIKERKTASPEKSYVASLYSKGKGKILAKIKEESSELIEAAGDGVRKEIIHETADLWFHTMVLLGEMDIELDDVLNELKRRQGVSGIEEKEGRKNRG; encoded by the coding sequence ATGAAGTTACATTTTAATATCAACATAAAATTTGATGAAAAGGGGCTTGTCCCTGCTGTTGTGCAGGAGTATACTAGCAGCAGGGTCTTGATGCTTGCGTATATGAACAAAGAGGCTCTTGAAAAGACCATTTCAACAGGCATAGCACACTATTTCAGCCGCTCAAGAAACAAACTCTGGATGAAAGGTGAGACATCAGGGAATACTCAGAGTGTAAAGGCTGTTTATTACGACTGTGATGAGGATACAATCCTTTTAAGTGTCCATCAGACAGGGGTTGCATGTCATACAGGGGAGATGAGTTGTTTTTATAGAAGGCTGGATGGAAAGACTTCAGACTTCAGACTTCAGACTTCAGACATTCTTTCAGACCTTTTTCAAACCATCAAAGAAAGAAAAACCGCGTCTCCTGAAAAATCGTATGTGGCATCGTTATACTCAAAGGGAAAAGGCAAGATACTGGCAAAAATCAAAGAGGAATCATCTGAACTGATTGAGGCAGCAGGAGATGGCGTAAGGAAAGAGATTATCCATGAAACAGCAGACCTGTGGTTTCATACGATGGTTTTGCTTGGAGAGATGGACATAGAACTGGACGATGTATTAAACGAATTAAAAAGAAGACAAGGGGTCTCTGGCATAGAGGAAAAGGAAGGAAGGAAAAACAGGGGATAG
- the nadA gene encoding quinolinate synthase NadA, which produces MDIKNHNEKLKKDIRYLIKKRDAILLAHNYQRDEVQEIADVCGDSLGLSQTAAKSKAEVVVFCGVHFMAESASILCPQKTVILPRLDAGCPMADMITGNDLKNERQKRPDTPVVAYVNTTAEVKALSDICCTSANAVKVVNSLESEVVYMVPDRNLSMYVARRVKKKMQWWNGFCPTHERLKPEDVVKCKEKYPDAIFACHPECRPEVIDMADHVCSTSGMYKFAKSTAAKSIIVGTEMGILYRLKKENPDKKFILASKSLICPNMKLITLEDILEALEKMDRIVDVPDEIRIPAKKALDRMLEIPRD; this is translated from the coding sequence ATGGATATAAAAAACCATAACGAAAAACTAAAGAAAGATATAAGATACCTCATTAAAAAAAGAGACGCCATCTTGCTTGCACATAACTATCAGAGGGATGAGGTGCAGGAGATTGCTGATGTTTGTGGAGATTCACTCGGTCTCTCACAAACTGCTGCCAAGTCCAAAGCAGAGGTTGTTGTATTTTGCGGTGTGCATTTTATGGCAGAAAGTGCATCCATCCTCTGCCCTCAAAAAACTGTGATACTGCCCCGACTTGATGCAGGCTGTCCAATGGCGGATATGATTACAGGAAATGACCTAAAAAATGAAAGGCAAAAGAGACCCGATACCCCTGTTGTGGCATATGTAAATACAACAGCAGAGGTTAAGGCTTTAAGCGATATCTGCTGCACCTCTGCAAATGCTGTTAAGGTGGTTAATTCACTTGAGTCTGAAGTTGTCTATATGGTTCCTGACAGAAACCTTTCAATGTATGTGGCAAGGAGAGTTAAAAAAAAGATGCAGTGGTGGAATGGGTTCTGTCCTACCCATGAAAGACTAAAACCAGAAGATGTTGTTAAGTGCAAAGAAAAATACCCTGATGCAATTTTTGCATGCCATCCTGAATGCAGACCCGAGGTGATTGACATGGCAGACCATGTATGTTCCACATCAGGCATGTATAAATTTGCGAAATCTACGGCTGCAAAGTCAATCATTGTCGGCACAGAGATGGGAATTTTATACAGACTCAAGAAAGAAAATCCTGATAAAAAGTTTATCCTTGCCTCAAAATCACTAATCTGCCCGAATATGAAACTTATTACCCTTGAGGATATTCTTGAGGCACTTGAGAAGATGGACAGGATTGTAGATGTTCCGGATGAGATACGGATACCTGCAAAAAAGGCACTGGACAGGATGTTGGAGATACCAAGGGATTAA